A DNA window from Janibacter sp. A1S7 contains the following coding sequences:
- a CDS encoding allantoate amidohydrolase gives MWSDLLPIGRDDGTGGYRRYAWTREDATLREWFVGEAHARGLDVVEDRVGNQYAWWGDVDAHVAATGQGGVVTGSHLDSVPDGGAFDGPLGVVSGFAAVDALRTKGITPARPVAVANVVDEEGARFGVACAGSRVLTGAMTTERALGLADADGVSMAQALRSSGRDPQEYGADEDALRRIGAFVELHVEQGQALGDADRLARLRLDPAPAGSDAWGGAVAVGTSIHPHGRWRIDLPGLADHAGTTALADRSDAMLLAAEVTLAVRAAADRHGCVATVGRVEVTPNGINAIPSHVRLWLDTRGADTAAVRASVAEISARVADLGGRVAEQSWTDDTPFTADLTSRIHTAVRGDRDVPLLSTGAGHDAGVLATAGIPSAMLFVRNPTGVSHSPAEFAEESDCITGVDALTTVLEDLVT, from the coding sequence ATGTGGTCCGACCTGCTGCCGATCGGTCGTGACGACGGCACCGGTGGGTACCGCCGGTACGCCTGGACCCGCGAGGACGCCACGCTGCGGGAGTGGTTCGTCGGCGAGGCGCACGCCCGCGGACTCGATGTCGTCGAGGACCGGGTCGGCAACCAGTACGCCTGGTGGGGCGACGTGGACGCCCACGTCGCGGCCACCGGGCAGGGCGGCGTCGTGACCGGCAGCCACCTGGACTCGGTGCCCGACGGTGGCGCCTTCGACGGTCCACTGGGTGTCGTCTCCGGCTTCGCTGCCGTGGACGCGCTGCGGACGAAGGGGATCACCCCTGCCCGGCCGGTGGCGGTTGCCAACGTCGTCGACGAGGAGGGGGCACGGTTCGGCGTCGCCTGCGCCGGGTCGCGCGTGCTCACCGGCGCGATGACCACCGAGCGGGCCCTGGGGCTCGCCGACGCCGACGGGGTGTCGATGGCGCAGGCACTGCGCTCGAGCGGGCGTGACCCGCAGGAGTACGGCGCCGACGAGGACGCCCTGCGTCGGATCGGGGCCTTCGTCGAGCTGCACGTCGAGCAGGGACAGGCGCTCGGTGACGCCGACCGGCTCGCCCGGCTACGCCTCGACCCGGCTCCGGCCGGATCCGACGCGTGGGGCGGCGCCGTCGCCGTCGGGACCTCGATCCACCCGCACGGACGCTGGCGCATCGACCTGCCCGGGCTCGCCGACCACGCGGGCACGACCGCACTCGCCGACCGCAGCGACGCGATGCTGCTCGCCGCCGAGGTCACTCTCGCGGTGCGGGCCGCGGCGGATCGCCACGGGTGCGTCGCCACCGTCGGGCGGGTGGAGGTGACCCCCAACGGCATCAACGCCATCCCCAGTCATGTCCGGCTGTGGCTCGACACCCGCGGTGCGGATACCGCCGCGGTGCGGGCGAGCGTCGCCGAGATCAGTGCCCGGGTGGCCGACCTCGGTGGCCGGGTGGCCGAGCAGTCGTGGACCGACGACACGCCCTTCACCGCCGACCTCACCTCGCGGATCCACACCGCGGTACGCGGGGACCGGGACGTGCCGCTGCTGTCGACGGGCGCCGGCCACGACGCCGGTGTCCTCGCCACGGCGGGGATTCCCTCGGCGATGCTCTTCGTGCGCAACCCCACCGGTGTCTCGCACAGCCCCGCCGAGTTCGCCGAGGAGTCCGACTGCATCACCGGTGTCGACGCGCTCACGACCGTGCTCGAGGACCTGGTGACGTGA
- a CDS encoding IclR family transcriptional regulator, whose protein sequence is MANATAAGHALRALTHLASRAEPVPAAHLARALGLPRSSTYHLLAVLVEHGYVVHYAEDRAYGLGPAVHELGAGYQRQDPLQRLARPHVERLVDTTTHNAHLAVLTGRDVLYVIEERAAGRPSLVTDVGVRLPATLTASGLAVLAALPRRQVTALYPSAAVMVTGGPQTPSALRRELVATRARGYALEVGSIQPELSSVASAVLDRDGHPVAAVAITFRNEEVGQVAQDDLAAATRRVAAAIGSRL, encoded by the coding sequence ATGGCCAACGCGACAGCAGCCGGACACGCCCTGCGAGCACTGACCCACCTGGCCAGCCGCGCCGAACCGGTCCCCGCCGCGCACCTGGCCAGGGCGCTCGGCCTGCCGCGCAGCTCGACGTACCACCTGCTGGCGGTGCTCGTGGAGCACGGTTACGTCGTGCACTACGCGGAGGACCGTGCCTACGGCCTCGGCCCGGCAGTGCACGAGCTCGGTGCCGGCTACCAGCGGCAGGACCCCCTGCAGCGGCTCGCCCGACCGCACGTCGAGCGCCTCGTCGACACCACGACGCACAATGCCCACCTGGCCGTCCTCACCGGGCGGGACGTGCTGTACGTCATCGAGGAGCGCGCCGCCGGTCGCCCGTCGCTCGTGACCGACGTCGGGGTCCGCCTGCCGGCGACGCTCACCGCGAGCGGCCTGGCGGTGCTGGCGGCCCTCCCCCGACGTCAGGTGACGGCGCTCTACCCCTCGGCCGCGGTGATGGTCACCGGCGGACCGCAGACCCCCTCGGCGCTGCGACGGGAGCTCGTCGCGACGCGGGCGCGCGGGTACGCGCTCGAGGTGGGCAGCATCCAGCCGGAGCTGTCGTCGGTGGCCTCCGCAGTGCTCGACCGCGACGGCCACCCCGTCGCTGCGGTCGCGATCACCTTCCGCAACGAGGAGGTCGGCCAGGTGGCGCAGGACGACCTCGCCGCGGCCACCAGGAGGGTGGCCGCGGCGATCGGCTCGAGGCTGTGA
- the hutU gene encoding urocanate hydratase, translating to MEGARPVRAPRGTEITAKSWQTEAPLRMLHNNLDPEVAERPDDLVVYGGTGRAARSWEAFDAIVAVLEDLESDETLLVQSGKPVGVLRTHEWAPRVLIANSNLVGDWATWPHFRELEAEGLMMYGQMTAGSWIYIATQGILQGTFETFAAVARKRFGGTLAGTITLTGGCGGMGGAQPLAVTLNGGACIVVDVDETRLERRRAKRYLDEVTADLDDALARVMAAKGDERALSVGLVGNAAEVFPEILRRHRAGEVGIDVVTDQTSAHDPLSYLPAEIALEDWQREAEADPDGFTKKAREAMAAQVAAMVEFRDEGAEVFDYGNSIRDEARQAGYTRAFAFPGFVPAYIRPLFCEGLGPFRWVALSGDPEDIRVTDEALKQLFPENTHLHSWLDAAAEHVEFEGLPARICWLGYGERHRAGLLFNELVRDGRVKAPIVIGRDHLDSGSVASPYRETEGMLDGTDAVADWPLLNALTATSSGATWVSLHHGGGVGMGRSIHAGQVGLADGTDLAAQKLERLLTNDPGMGVLRHVDSGYSRAVDVAAERGVRVPMEPTVRDGDGA from the coding sequence ATGGAGGGAGCCCGCCCGGTCCGCGCCCCGCGCGGCACCGAGATCACCGCCAAGAGCTGGCAGACTGAGGCACCGCTGCGCATGCTGCACAACAACCTCGACCCCGAGGTGGCCGAGCGGCCCGACGACCTCGTCGTCTACGGCGGTACCGGGCGCGCGGCCCGGTCCTGGGAGGCCTTCGACGCGATCGTGGCGGTGCTCGAGGACCTCGAGTCCGACGAGACCCTCCTCGTGCAGTCCGGCAAGCCGGTCGGCGTGCTGCGCACCCACGAGTGGGCCCCGCGCGTGCTCATCGCCAACTCCAACCTCGTCGGCGACTGGGCCACCTGGCCGCACTTCCGCGAGCTCGAGGCCGAGGGTCTGATGATGTACGGCCAGATGACGGCCGGGTCGTGGATCTACATCGCCACGCAGGGCATCCTCCAGGGCACCTTCGAGACCTTCGCCGCGGTCGCTCGCAAGAGGTTCGGCGGCACGCTCGCCGGCACCATCACGCTGACCGGCGGCTGCGGTGGAATGGGCGGCGCGCAGCCGCTCGCGGTCACCCTCAACGGCGGTGCCTGCATCGTCGTCGACGTCGACGAGACCCGGCTGGAGCGCCGCCGGGCCAAGCGCTACCTCGACGAGGTGACCGCGGACCTCGACGATGCCCTGGCCCGGGTCATGGCGGCGAAGGGGGATGAGCGGGCCCTGTCCGTCGGTCTCGTCGGCAATGCCGCCGAGGTCTTCCCCGAGATCCTGCGCCGACATCGCGCCGGTGAGGTCGGGATCGACGTCGTCACCGACCAGACCAGCGCCCACGACCCGTTGAGCTACCTGCCGGCCGAGATCGCCCTCGAGGACTGGCAGCGCGAGGCCGAGGCCGACCCGGACGGGTTCACCAAGAAGGCCCGCGAGGCGATGGCGGCGCAGGTGGCGGCGATGGTCGAGTTCCGGGACGAGGGCGCCGAGGTCTTCGACTACGGCAACAGCATCCGCGACGAGGCACGGCAGGCCGGCTACACCCGGGCCTTCGCGTTCCCCGGCTTCGTCCCGGCGTACATCCGCCCGCTCTTCTGCGAGGGGCTCGGCCCCTTCCGTTGGGTGGCGTTGTCCGGCGACCCGGAGGACATCAGGGTCACCGACGAGGCGCTCAAGCAGCTCTTCCCCGAGAACACGCACCTGCACTCGTGGCTGGACGCGGCCGCCGAGCACGTCGAGTTCGAGGGGCTGCCGGCACGCATCTGCTGGCTCGGCTACGGCGAGCGCCACCGGGCCGGGCTGCTCTTCAACGAGTTGGTCCGCGACGGCCGGGTGAAGGCACCGATCGTCATCGGCCGCGACCACCTCGACTCCGGCTCCGTCGCCTCGCCCTACCGGGAGACCGAGGGCATGCTCGACGGCACCGACGCCGTCGCCGACTGGCCGCTGCTCAACGCGCTGACCGCGACCTCCTCGGGTGCGACGTGGGTCTCGCTGCACCACGGCGGTGGCGTCGGCATGGGCCGCTCCATCCACGCCGGCCAGGTCGGTCTCGCCGACGGCACCGACCTGGCAGCGCAGAAGCTCGAGCGGCTCCTGACCAACGACCCCGGCATGGGCGTGCTGCGGCACGTCGACTCCGGGTACTCACGGGCCGTCGACGTCGCGGCGGAGCGCGGCGTGCGCGTGCCGATGGAGCCGACCGTGCGCGACGGGGACGGGGCCTGA
- the hutI gene encoding imidazolonepropionase, giving the protein MTSTLITGIGELVTCDGTGEGGIGARSGRAVVVEGSGSDPGTIVWIGPASSAPSADAVMDLEGRCLIPGFVDSHAHLVFDGDRSEEFAARMAGEKYDGGGIGVTVEATRAAGDDRLRAALAARLAEMRAQGTTTVEVKSGYGLAVEHEVRALRLAAEVTDEVTYLGAHFVPPEMRADRDRYVDLVVGEMLQACTPHARWIDVFCEPASPHAFTGEESRRVLSAGRDAGLGLRVHGNQIDHGPGVQLACELGAASVDHCTYLSSADVDALVGSAATTTATLLPGVEFSTKSPYPDARALLDAGVSVAIASDCNPGTCYSSSMPFMVALAVREMGMTPSEAVVAATRGGARALRREDIGRIEIGARADLTVLEAPNHLHLSYRAGVPIARALDLAGA; this is encoded by the coding sequence ATGACCAGCACCCTCATCACCGGCATCGGCGAGCTCGTCACCTGCGACGGCACGGGCGAAGGGGGCATCGGCGCCCGCTCGGGCCGGGCGGTCGTCGTCGAGGGGAGCGGGTCGGATCCCGGCACCATCGTGTGGATCGGGCCGGCGTCCTCGGCGCCGAGCGCGGATGCAGTGATGGACCTCGAGGGACGCTGCCTGATACCGGGTTTCGTCGACAGCCACGCCCACCTCGTCTTCGACGGGGACCGATCCGAGGAGTTCGCCGCTCGGATGGCCGGGGAGAAATACGATGGTGGCGGCATCGGCGTCACCGTCGAGGCCACCCGCGCAGCCGGCGACGACCGACTCCGGGCAGCGCTGGCGGCCAGGCTCGCCGAGATGCGTGCCCAGGGGACGACGACGGTCGAGGTGAAGTCGGGTTACGGGCTCGCCGTCGAGCACGAGGTCCGCGCCCTGCGGTTGGCCGCCGAGGTCACCGACGAGGTGACCTACCTCGGGGCCCACTTCGTCCCGCCGGAGATGCGCGCCGACCGCGACCGCTACGTCGACCTCGTCGTCGGCGAGATGCTGCAGGCGTGCACGCCACACGCGCGCTGGATCGACGTCTTCTGCGAGCCGGCCTCGCCGCACGCCTTCACCGGTGAGGAGTCGCGCCGGGTCCTGAGCGCGGGGCGCGACGCCGGGCTTGGGCTGCGGGTGCACGGCAACCAGATCGATCACGGCCCCGGCGTGCAGCTCGCCTGCGAGCTCGGTGCGGCGAGTGTCGACCACTGCACCTACCTGTCGTCGGCGGACGTCGATGCCCTGGTGGGCAGCGCCGCGACGACGACGGCGACGTTGCTGCCCGGCGTGGAGTTCTCCACGAAGTCGCCCTACCCCGACGCGCGGGCGCTCCTGGACGCCGGGGTGTCGGTGGCGATCGCGAGCGACTGCAACCCGGGGACGTGCTACTCGAGCTCGATGCCCTTCATGGTCGCTCTCGCGGTGCGGGAGATGGGGATGACGCCGAGCGAGGCGGTCGTCGCCGCGACCCGCGGTGGTGCGCGTGCCCTGCGGCGCGAGGACATCGGCCGCATCGAGATCGGTGCCCGTGCCGACCTGACCGTCCTCGAGGCCCCGAACCACCTGCACCTGAGCTACCGCGCCGGTGTGCCGATCGCGCGGGCGCTGGACCTCGCAGGAGCCTGA
- the hutH gene encoding histidine ammonia-lyase — protein MTTQLETSTVTIGDRPLTVEEVVAVARHRVPVEISDAAWERVRTARAVVEGLAEDSVAHYGVSTGFGALATKHIPHEKRAQLQRSLVRSHAAGTGPEVEEEVVRALMLLRIQTLATGRTGVREETLRLYLALLTERINPVVHEFGSLGCSGDLAPLSHCALVLMGEGSVRVAGGDVVDAAQALATAGLAPVELLEKEGLALINGTDGMLGMLCLAIDDLRTLLTTADISAAMSVEGLLGTDDVFAADLQALRPHPGQALAAENMRKVLAGSPIRDSHRDPAACTRVQDAYSLRCSPQVHGGARDTVEYAATVAAQELAAAVDNPVVTPDGRVESNGNFHGGPIAYVLDFLAIVAADVASMSERRTDRFLDPARNHGLPPFLAHDPGVDSGLMIAQYTAAGMVSEMKRLAAPASVDSIPSSAMQEDHVSMGWGAGRKLRRSVDALSRVIGIELYTAARGIALRAPLRPAPATGAVIAALAERGSVVPGPDRMLSPELAAVHDAVVGRTVVAAAESATGPLN, from the coding sequence ATGACGACGCAGCTCGAGACCAGCACCGTGACCATCGGCGACCGCCCCCTGACCGTCGAGGAGGTCGTGGCGGTCGCCCGCCACCGGGTGCCGGTGGAGATCAGCGACGCCGCCTGGGAGCGGGTGCGTACCGCCCGGGCGGTCGTCGAGGGTCTCGCCGAGGACAGCGTGGCCCACTACGGCGTGTCCACCGGCTTCGGAGCGCTCGCGACCAAGCACATCCCGCACGAGAAGCGCGCGCAGCTGCAGCGCTCCCTCGTACGCAGCCATGCCGCGGGCACCGGGCCGGAGGTCGAGGAGGAGGTCGTGCGCGCGCTGATGCTGCTGCGCATCCAGACCCTGGCGACGGGCCGGACCGGTGTCCGCGAGGAGACCCTGCGCCTCTACCTCGCCCTGCTCACCGAGCGGATCAACCCTGTCGTCCACGAGTTCGGCTCCCTGGGGTGCTCGGGTGACCTGGCGCCGCTGAGCCACTGCGCGCTCGTGCTCATGGGCGAGGGCAGCGTCCGCGTCGCCGGTGGGGACGTGGTCGACGCGGCGCAGGCACTCGCGACGGCCGGGCTCGCTCCGGTCGAGCTCCTCGAGAAGGAGGGCCTGGCCCTGATCAACGGCACCGACGGCATGCTCGGGATGCTCTGCCTGGCCATCGACGACCTGCGTACGCTGCTGACGACCGCCGACATCTCCGCCGCGATGAGCGTCGAGGGTCTGCTCGGCACCGACGACGTCTTCGCCGCGGACCTGCAGGCACTGCGTCCGCACCCCGGTCAGGCCCTCGCCGCGGAGAACATGCGCAAGGTCCTCGCCGGCAGCCCGATCCGCGACAGCCACCGTGACCCCGCGGCCTGCACCCGTGTCCAGGACGCCTACTCCCTGCGCTGCTCCCCGCAGGTGCACGGCGGCGCCCGGGACACCGTCGAGTACGCCGCGACCGTCGCCGCCCAGGAACTCGCTGCCGCCGTCGACAACCCGGTCGTCACCCCCGACGGTCGGGTGGAGTCCAACGGCAACTTCCACGGCGGACCCATCGCCTACGTCCTCGACTTCCTCGCGATCGTCGCCGCCGACGTCGCGAGCATGAGCGAGCGGCGTACCGACCGCTTCCTCGACCCGGCCCGCAACCACGGTCTCCCGCCGTTCCTGGCGCACGACCCGGGCGTCGACTCCGGCCTGATGATCGCCCAGTACACCGCCGCGGGCATGGTCAGCGAGATGAAGCGCCTGGCCGCACCGGCGAGCGTCGACTCCATCCCGAGCAGTGCGATGCAGGAGGACCACGTGTCGATGGGCTGGGGTGCCGGCCGCAAGCTGCGTCGCAGCGTCGACGCGCTCTCCCGGGTCATCGGGATCGAGCTCTACACCGCCGCGCGGGGGATCGCGCTGCGCGCCCCCCTTCGTCCTGCTCCGGCCACCGGGGCGGTCATCGCCGCGCTCGCCGAGCGCGGGAGTGTCGTACCCGGTCCGGACCGCATGCTCTCGCCCGAGCTGGCCGCCGTCCACGACGCCGTCGTCGGCCGGACCGTCGTCGCCGCCGCAGAGTCGGCGACCGGCCCGTTGAACTGA
- a CDS encoding MaoC/PaaZ C-terminal domain-containing protein, with translation MTAEMGSPADWHFEDFEVGQVFRTQGRTITEADIVTFAGWSWDTNPVHTDAQLAGTGRFGQPIAHGVLGISVAMGLASRLGVFERCSIALLGIDGWRFTHPVVPGDTVSCAVHITGARATSDGRAGILDRGFVLTNQDGTVVQQGAINLMVSRRPTA, from the coding sequence ATGACTGCTGAGATGGGGTCGCCCGCGGACTGGCACTTCGAGGATTTCGAGGTCGGCCAGGTCTTCCGGACGCAGGGCCGGACGATCACTGAGGCGGACATCGTCACCTTCGCCGGGTGGAGCTGGGACACCAACCCGGTGCACACCGACGCCCAGCTCGCCGGCACGGGACGCTTCGGCCAGCCGATCGCACACGGTGTACTCGGGATCTCGGTCGCCATGGGCCTGGCCTCACGACTGGGCGTCTTCGAGCGCTGCTCGATCGCCCTGCTCGGCATCGACGGATGGCGCTTCACCCACCCGGTCGTCCCCGGGGACACCGTCAGCTGCGCTGTCCACATCACGGGGGCGCGTGCCACGAGCGATGGTCGCGCCGGGATCCTCGACCGAGGATTCGTGCTGACCAACCAGGACGGCACCGTCGTGCAGCAGGGCGCCATCAACCTCATGGTCTCGCGGCGGCCCACCGCCTGA
- a CDS encoding AMP-binding protein: protein MSLATDRYRQARDQLLDLRGRADEAREQFVFPDVGEQFNWAVDWFDAVARGSDRPALILVEEDGSTVEITFDEMAVRSDRVAAWLAGRGVTKGDPVIVMLGNQIELWETMLGLMKLGAVVMPTTTAAGSADLSDRITRGRTRFVIANASDTGTFTDVPGDYGRISVGAADGWSDIRAAQEVEAPPVQHPGTAPDDPLLYYFTSGTTSRPKLVEHTQASYPVGHLTTAYWLGLRPGDVHLNISSPGWAKHAWSNFFAPWIAEATIFVYNYARFDAAALLRQIVEREVTTFCAPPTVWRMLINADLSAGRPTALREVIGAGEPLNPEVISQVRNHWGLPLRDGYGQTEMTAAVGNIPGTKVVPGSMGQPLPGYPIVLVDPMSDEVVEGVGEGEICIDLARRPVALMKGYLGDEERNAEAMKGGHYHTGDVASRDEDGYITYIGRTDDVFKASDYKVSPFEVESVLIEHPAVAEAAVVPAPDEVRLAVPKAYVMLAPGHQPDEKSARAILAHAREHLAPWQRVRRLEFAELPKTISGKIRRVELRQREEGLATGADDVAVYGDGREWRDDMFPEIKG, encoded by the coding sequence ATGAGCCTCGCAACCGATCGTTACCGTCAGGCCCGCGACCAGTTGCTCGACCTGCGCGGTCGGGCGGACGAGGCGCGGGAGCAGTTCGTCTTCCCCGACGTGGGGGAGCAGTTCAACTGGGCCGTCGACTGGTTCGACGCCGTCGCCCGTGGCAGTGACCGTCCGGCGCTGATTCTCGTCGAGGAGGACGGCTCGACCGTCGAGATCACCTTCGACGAGATGGCCGTCCGCTCCGACCGCGTCGCCGCCTGGCTCGCCGGCCGGGGAGTGACGAAGGGCGACCCGGTCATCGTCATGCTCGGCAACCAGATCGAGTTGTGGGAGACCATGCTCGGCCTGATGAAGCTCGGGGCCGTCGTCATGCCGACGACCACCGCAGCCGGGTCGGCCGACCTGAGCGACCGGATCACTCGTGGCCGGACCCGATTCGTCATCGCCAACGCGAGTGACACCGGGACCTTCACGGACGTGCCCGGGGACTACGGACGGATCAGTGTCGGCGCGGCGGACGGCTGGTCCGACATCCGCGCTGCACAAGAGGTCGAGGCCCCGCCCGTCCAGCACCCGGGTACCGCTCCGGACGACCCGCTGCTCTACTACTTCACCTCGGGGACCACGTCCCGGCCCAAGCTCGTCGAGCACACCCAGGCCTCCTACCCGGTGGGCCACCTGACGACGGCCTACTGGCTCGGCCTGCGCCCCGGCGACGTGCACCTGAACATCTCCAGCCCCGGCTGGGCCAAGCACGCGTGGTCCAACTTCTTCGCCCCGTGGATCGCCGAGGCGACGATCTTCGTCTACAACTACGCCCGCTTCGACGCCGCCGCGCTGCTGCGGCAGATCGTCGAGCGCGAGGTCACGACCTTCTGCGCCCCGCCCACCGTGTGGCGGATGCTCATCAACGCCGACCTCTCCGCGGGCCGTCCGACCGCTCTGCGTGAGGTCATCGGCGCCGGCGAGCCGCTCAACCCCGAGGTCATCTCCCAGGTGCGCAACCACTGGGGCCTGCCGCTGCGTGACGGCTACGGGCAGACCGAGATGACGGCCGCCGTGGGCAACATCCCCGGCACCAAGGTCGTCCCCGGGTCGATGGGCCAGCCCTTGCCGGGATACCCGATCGTGCTGGTCGACCCGATGAGCGACGAGGTCGTCGAGGGCGTCGGCGAGGGTGAGATCTGCATCGACCTCGCCCGACGGCCCGTCGCCCTCATGAAGGGCTACCTGGGTGACGAGGAGCGCAACGCCGAGGCGATGAAGGGCGGTCACTACCACACCGGCGACGTCGCGTCCCGTGACGAGGACGGCTACATCACCTACATCGGGCGCACCGACGACGTCTTCAAGGCCAGCGACTACAAGGTCTCGCCGTTCGAGGTGGAGTCGGTGCTCATCGAGCACCCTGCCGTCGCCGAGGCCGCGGTCGTGCCCGCCCCGGACGAGGTGCGCCTGGCCGTGCCGAAGGCCTACGTCATGCTGGCCCCCGGCCACCAGCCCGACGAGAAGAGCGCCAGGGCGATCCTCGCCCACGCCCGCGAGCACCTCGCGCCGTGGCAGCGGGTGCGTCGACTGGAGTTCGCGGAGCTGCCCAAGACGATCTCCGGCAAGATCCGACGGGTCGAGCTGCGGCAGCGCGAGGAGGGACTGGCCACCGGCGCCGACGACGTGGCGGTGTACGGGGACGGCCGTGAGTGGCGCGACGACATGTTCCCGGAGATCAAGGGCTGA
- a CDS encoding formimidoylglutamate deiminase: protein MTSWHAPFAVLPEGVRARVRITTEADRIVAVEPDTAPHDRDVRLPGLLLPGLANAHSHAFHRALRGRTHGDGGSFWTWRERMYEVAATLTPENYFALARAVFAEMVLAGFTVVGEFHYVHHAPDGSPYDHDAMREAVVAAAAEAGIRLTLLDTIYLTGGLDGSGYRPLDELQRRYGDGSVTAWAERAFADRVETPTVQVGAAVHSVRAVPAEELTAVRAALDAHGIDVLHAHVSEQVGEVEATQAVHGRTPVGLLARAGLVDSRFTAVHATHLSESDIAGLGRARAFAAFCPMTERDLGDGIGPARELLDAGARLCLGTDQHVTIDPFAELQALEGHERLRTLERGRLTPAELLAAASREGYGSLGWDGGRIVEGALADFVAVRTDSVRTTGSVPEQVPQTASATDVTDVVVGGEHVVADGTHHLGELGALLRRGLAPWSGQCVDHEPGTNDTGGPIP, encoded by the coding sequence ATGACCAGCTGGCACGCCCCCTTCGCCGTGCTGCCGGAGGGGGTCCGCGCACGAGTGCGGATCACGACCGAGGCCGACCGGATCGTCGCGGTCGAGCCCGACACGGCGCCCCACGACAGGGATGTGCGGTTGCCGGGCCTGCTCCTGCCGGGGCTGGCCAATGCGCACAGCCATGCCTTCCACCGGGCGCTGCGCGGGCGCACCCACGGCGACGGCGGCAGCTTCTGGACCTGGCGCGAACGGATGTACGAGGTCGCCGCGACGCTGACGCCGGAGAACTACTTCGCCCTGGCGCGTGCGGTCTTCGCCGAGATGGTGCTCGCGGGGTTCACCGTCGTCGGGGAGTTCCACTACGTCCACCACGCGCCGGACGGATCCCCCTACGACCACGACGCCATGCGCGAGGCCGTCGTCGCCGCGGCAGCCGAGGCCGGCATCCGGCTGACGCTGCTCGACACGATCTACCTCACCGGCGGCCTTGACGGGAGCGGCTACCGACCGCTGGACGAGCTGCAGCGGCGGTACGGCGACGGGAGCGTCACGGCCTGGGCCGAGCGCGCCTTCGCCGATCGCGTCGAGACGCCGACCGTGCAGGTCGGCGCGGCGGTGCACTCGGTGCGCGCGGTACCCGCCGAGGAGCTGACCGCGGTGCGTGCGGCGCTGGACGCCCACGGCATCGACGTGCTGCACGCCCACGTCAGCGAGCAGGTCGGTGAGGTCGAGGCCACGCAGGCGGTGCACGGCCGAACGCCGGTGGGGCTGCTCGCCCGAGCGGGACTGGTGGACTCACGATTCACCGCCGTGCACGCGACACACCTGTCCGAGTCCGACATCGCCGGTCTGGGCCGGGCACGGGCCTTCGCGGCCTTCTGCCCGATGACCGAGCGCGACCTGGGCGACGGGATCGGACCGGCGCGCGAGCTGCTCGACGCCGGGGCGCGGCTGTGCCTGGGGACCGACCAACACGTGACCATCGACCCCTTCGCCGAGCTCCAGGCACTGGAGGGGCACGAGCGCCTGCGGACCCTGGAGCGCGGGCGCCTCACTCCCGCAGAGCTGCTCGCCGCGGCCAGTCGCGAGGGGTATGGCTCCCTCGGGTGGGACGGGGGACGGATCGTGGAGGGGGCGCTCGCGGACTTCGTCGCGGTACGCACCGACAGCGTGCGGACCACCGGCTCGGTACCGGAGCAGGTGCCGCAGACCGCCTCCGCCACGGACGTCACCGACGTCGTCGTCGGCGGCGAGCACGTCGTCGCCGACGGGACGCACCATCTGGGTGAGCTCGGCGCCCTGCTGCGGCGCGGGCTGGCACCGTGGAGCGGGCAGTGCGTTGACCACGAACCGGGCACGAACGACACGGGAGGACCGATCCCATGA